Proteins from a genomic interval of Motacilla alba alba isolate MOTALB_02 chromosome 11, Motacilla_alba_V1.0_pri, whole genome shotgun sequence:
- the LOC119705546 gene encoding arylamine N-acetyltransferase, pineal gland isozyme NAT-3-like, with protein sequence MDIKEYFARISYWGSHNKPDLATMSDIFQHHIRAIAYENLSIHCGERIELDLEAIYNKIVRKKRGGWCMENNYLLSWVLKTLGYDITLLGAKVYVPERDAYPEEINHLLLRVELDGKSYIMDGGFGMAYQMWQPMELISGTDQPQTPGVFRFQEENGTWYFEKVTRKQWVLNPSTSTSPNVENEVCRRVYLFTLQPRDIEEFRGCNAHLQTAPNSKFVLKSMCSLQTADGIRQLVGWKLTEIKYNYRDNMDLVEIRILADEELVKTLKEKFNITLDKKFVPVDNRLF encoded by the coding sequence ATGGACATCAAGGAGTATTTTGCCAGAATTTCTTACTGGGGCTCCCACAATAAGCCAGACCTGGCTACCATGTCAGATATATTCCAGCACCACATCCGAGCCATCGCTTATGAAAACCTCAGCATCCACTGTGGAGAAAGAATTGAGCTAGACCTGGAAGCGATCTACAACAAGATAGTGAGGAAGAAACGTGGGGGCTGGTGCATGGAAAACAACTACCTTCTGTCCTGGGTCCTGAAAACTCTTGGCTATGACATCACCCTTCTGGGAGCAAAAGTTTATGTCCCAGAGCGTGACGCCTATCCAGAAGAAATCAATCATCTGCTGCTACGAGTGGAGCTTGATGGCAAATCCTACATTATGGATGGGGGGTTTGGGATGGCCTACCAGATGTGGCAGCCAATGGAGCTGATTTCAGGGACAGATCAGCCTCAGACTCCTGGGGTCTTTCGTTTTCAGGAGGAGAATGGGACATGGTACTTTGAGAAGGTGACAAGGAAGCAGTGGGTTCTGAACCCCAGCACATCGACTTCCCCAAATGTGGAAAATGAAGTTTGTCGTCGGGTTTATCTCTTTACCCTTCAGCCACGAGACATTGAGGAGTTCAGGGGCTGCAATGCCCACCTGCAGACAGCACCTAACTCGAAGTTTGTGTTGAAGTCCATGTGCAGTCTGCAGACTGCTGACGGCATTCGGCAACTGGTGGGGTGGAAACTCACAGAGATAAAGTACAATTATAGGGACAATATGGATCTTGTGGAAATCAGAATCCTCGCAGATGAAGAATTAGTGAAAACACTAAAGGAGAAATTCAATATAACACTAGACAAGAAATTTGTACCTGTTGATAACAGGTTGTTCTAA